In Streptomyces longhuiensis, the following proteins share a genomic window:
- a CDS encoding YbjQ family protein: protein MGIEDFGGGQNARTDVLVVTTNDVPGYRVEKVIGEVFGLTVRSRHLGSQIGAGLKSMIGGELKGLTKTLVETRNQAMERLVEQARSRGANGVLMFRFDVTETADVGTEVCAYGTAVVIAPL, encoded by the coding sequence ATGGGTATCGAAGACTTCGGCGGCGGCCAGAATGCGCGGACGGATGTGCTCGTCGTCACCACGAACGACGTGCCGGGCTACCGGGTGGAGAAGGTGATCGGCGAGGTCTTCGGCCTCACCGTGCGCTCCAGGCACCTGGGCAGCCAGATCGGCGCCGGCCTCAAATCGATGATCGGCGGCGAGCTGAAGGGCCTCACCAAGACGCTGGTGGAGACCCGCAACCAGGCGATGGAGCGGCTCGTCGAGCAAGCCCGCTCCCGCGGCGCCAACGGGGTGCTGATGTTCCGCTTCGACGTCACCGAGACGGCGGACGTGGGCACCGAGGTGTGCGCGTACGGCACGGCCGTGGTGATCGCGCCGCTGTAG
- a CDS encoding threonine/serine ThrE exporter family protein — protein MRKGRTKGELVTEREPEAAEDRKPQSDEARSAFTPPPGVVSQTPAPEQDESQTTSEFALPDGLSTLAAAPADTSGSAFTPPQTYSSRQAPPAFTPAHGIPMVKLTKEAPWQDRMRTMLRMPVAERPAAEPVQKHDDEGPAVPRVLDLTLRIGELLLAGGEGAEDVEAAMFAVCRSYGLDRCEPTVTFTLLSISYQPSLVDDPVTASRTVRRRGTDYTRLAAVFQLVYDISDEEVDVSLEEAYRRLAEIRRNRHPYPGWVLSAATGLLAGGASILVGGDLIVFVAAALGAILGDRLAWLCAGRGLPEFYQFTVAAMPPAAIGILLTLAHNLVDVRASAVITGGLFALLPGRALVAGVQDGLTGYYITAAARLLEVMYFFVGIVVGVLVVLYLGVQLHAQLNPEAALQVIDRPYWQIAASMALSLAFAVLLQQERSTVLAVTLNGGVAWVVYGAMHVVGGISPVASTAAAAGLVGLFGQLFSRYRFASALPYVTAAIGPLLPGSATYFGLLAIAQNDVDAGLVSLTKAAALAMAIAIGVNLGSEIARLFLRSPGAAGRRAAKRTRGF, from the coding sequence GTGCGCAAGGGTCGTACGAAGGGCGAGTTGGTGACGGAGCGGGAGCCGGAGGCGGCCGAAGACCGCAAACCGCAGTCGGACGAGGCGCGCAGCGCCTTCACCCCGCCTCCCGGGGTGGTGTCGCAGACGCCGGCACCCGAGCAGGACGAATCGCAGACGACATCCGAGTTCGCCCTCCCCGACGGTCTCAGCACCCTGGCCGCCGCACCCGCCGACACCAGCGGTTCGGCCTTCACGCCCCCGCAGACCTACAGCTCCCGGCAGGCGCCGCCCGCGTTCACACCCGCGCACGGCATCCCCATGGTCAAGCTGACCAAGGAGGCGCCCTGGCAGGACCGGATGCGCACGATGCTGCGCATGCCGGTGGCCGAGCGCCCCGCGGCCGAGCCCGTGCAGAAGCACGACGACGAGGGCCCGGCCGTTCCGCGCGTCCTCGACCTGACCCTGCGTATCGGCGAGCTGCTCCTCGCGGGCGGTGAGGGCGCCGAGGACGTGGAGGCGGCGATGTTCGCCGTGTGCCGCTCCTACGGCCTCGACCGGTGCGAGCCGACGGTGACGTTCACACTGCTCTCGATCTCGTACCAGCCGTCACTGGTCGACGACCCGGTGACCGCGTCACGGACCGTGCGGCGGCGCGGCACCGACTACACGCGCCTCGCGGCCGTGTTCCAGCTGGTGTACGACATCAGCGACGAAGAGGTCGACGTCTCCCTGGAGGAGGCCTACCGGCGGCTCGCCGAGATCCGCCGCAACCGCCACCCCTACCCCGGCTGGGTGCTCTCCGCGGCCACCGGGCTCCTCGCGGGCGGCGCCTCGATCCTCGTCGGCGGTGACCTCATCGTCTTCGTCGCGGCGGCGCTCGGCGCGATCCTCGGCGACCGGCTGGCCTGGCTGTGCGCGGGCCGCGGGCTGCCGGAGTTCTACCAGTTCACCGTCGCCGCGATGCCGCCCGCCGCCATAGGGATCCTGCTGACCCTCGCGCACAACCTCGTGGACGTACGCGCCTCCGCGGTGATCACCGGTGGGCTGTTCGCGCTGCTGCCGGGGCGGGCCCTCGTGGCGGGTGTGCAGGACGGCCTGACCGGCTACTACATCACCGCGGCCGCGCGCCTGCTCGAAGTCATGTACTTCTTCGTCGGCATCGTCGTCGGCGTCCTGGTCGTGCTGTATCTCGGCGTGCAGCTGCACGCGCAGCTGAACCCGGAGGCGGCCCTTCAGGTCATCGACCGCCCCTACTGGCAGATCGCGGCCTCGATGGCGCTCTCGCTCGCCTTCGCCGTCCTGCTCCAGCAGGAACGCTCCACCGTGCTCGCGGTGACGCTGAACGGCGGTGTGGCGTGGGTCGTGTACGGGGCCATGCACGTCGTCGGCGGGATCTCGCCGGTCGCCTCGACGGCGGCGGCGGCCGGGCTCGTCGGCCTGTTCGGGCAGCTCTTCTCGCGCTACCGGTTCGCCTCCGCGCTGCCGTACGTGACGGCGGCGATCGGGCCGCTGCTGCCGGGTTCCGCGACGTACTTCGGGCTGCTGGCCATCGCGCAGAACGACGTGGACGCGGGTCTGGTGTCGCTGACGAAGGCGGCGGCTCTCGCCATGGCCATCGCGATCGGGGTGAACCTCGGGTCCGAGATCGCGCGGCTGTTCCTGCGCTCGCCCGGCGCTGCGGGGCGCCGGGCGGCGAAGCGGACCCGAGGGTTCTAG
- a CDS encoding inorganic diphosphatase encodes MEFDVTIEIPKGSRNKYEVDHETGRIRLDRRLFTSTSYPADYGFVENTLGEDGDPLDALVILEEPTFPGCLIKCRAIGMFRMTDEAGGDDKLLCVPASDPRVEHLRDIHHVSEFDRLEIQHFFEVYKDLEPGKSVEGADWVGRTEAEAEIERSYKRFKDEGGH; translated from the coding sequence GTGGAGTTCGACGTCACGATCGAGATTCCGAAGGGTTCGCGGAACAAGTACGAGGTGGACCACGAGACCGGTCGGATCCGCCTGGACCGTCGACTCTTCACCTCGACCAGCTACCCGGCCGACTACGGATTCGTCGAGAACACGCTCGGTGAGGACGGGGACCCGCTGGACGCGCTGGTCATCCTGGAGGAGCCGACCTTCCCCGGCTGCCTCATCAAGTGCCGCGCCATCGGCATGTTCCGCATGACGGACGAGGCCGGCGGCGACGACAAGCTGCTGTGCGTCCCCGCCTCGGACCCCCGCGTGGAGCACCTGCGCGACATTCACCACGTGTCCGAGTTCGACCGCCTGGAGATCCAGCACTTCTTCGAGGTCTACAAGGACCTGGAGCCCGGCAAGTCCGTCGAGGGCGCCGACTGGGTCGGCCGCACCGAGGCCGAGGCCGAGATCGAGCGGTCCTACAAGCGCTTCAAGGACGAGGGCGGTCACTGA
- the dacB gene encoding D-alanyl-D-alanine carboxypeptidase/D-alanyl-D-alanine endopeptidase, with product MLTKVKTWQLTAGAATLGLALSAVAVASAGPWDSSGQRTAEARRAVSQEAGGGTDHGRDGRSDEPDAAPSARAVLTAAGASAPGPTKGALADVLDPLLNDPALGKRRTAAVVDAATGERLYGKSSGDALTPASTTKLATAVAALSMPGSDHRIDTKTVIEPDSSAHEVVLVGGGDPTLTARKDAGANASLRALADATAKELKARDTDEITLSYDTSLYSGPPLHPIGPNENIAPVSALMADEARMDDSSSGPAPRESDPAAAAARKFADLLHDRGIRTKGEPGPRKASGDAEKLAEVSSPPVSALVERMLTHSDNDIAEALARQVALATDEAASFDGGGAAIRKELDKLRLPLSGSHFADGSGLDRADKVSADLLTQVLAHAVERERPGLRPVLTGLPVAGFTGTLSKRYTDEADAAGIGLVRAKTGTLTGVNTLAGTVVDADGRLLVFAFMTDGTVNPGQAQAALDRLASTVANCGCR from the coding sequence ATGCTTACGAAGGTCAAGACCTGGCAGCTCACGGCGGGCGCTGCCACCCTGGGCCTGGCGCTCTCGGCCGTGGCGGTGGCCTCGGCCGGTCCGTGGGACTCCAGCGGTCAGCGTACGGCGGAGGCGCGCCGAGCTGTGTCCCAGGAGGCCGGGGGTGGCACAGATCACGGCCGCGACGGGCGCTCCGACGAGCCGGACGCCGCCCCGAGTGCCCGTGCCGTCCTCACGGCGGCGGGCGCCTCGGCCCCCGGCCCCACCAAGGGTGCGCTCGCCGACGTGCTCGACCCTCTCCTGAACGACCCGGCCCTCGGCAAGCGGCGCACCGCGGCCGTCGTCGACGCGGCCACCGGCGAGCGGCTGTACGGCAAGAGCTCCGGCGACGCCCTGACGCCCGCGTCGACCACCAAGCTCGCCACCGCGGTCGCCGCCCTGTCGATGCCGGGATCCGACCACCGCATCGACACGAAGACCGTCATCGAGCCCGACTCGTCGGCGCACGAGGTCGTCCTCGTCGGCGGCGGAGACCCCACGCTCACCGCCCGCAAGGACGCCGGGGCGAACGCGAGCCTGCGCGCCCTCGCCGACGCCACCGCCAAGGAACTCAAGGCCCGGGACACGGACGAGATCACGCTCTCGTACGACACCTCGCTCTACTCGGGGCCGCCCCTGCACCCCATCGGGCCCAACGAGAACATCGCGCCGGTCAGCGCCCTCATGGCCGACGAGGCGCGCATGGACGACTCGTCGAGCGGCCCGGCGCCCCGCGAGTCCGACCCGGCCGCCGCCGCCGCGCGGAAGTTCGCGGATCTGCTGCACGACCGCGGCATCAGGACGAAGGGCGAGCCGGGCCCGCGCAAGGCGTCGGGCGACGCCGAGAAACTGGCCGAGGTGTCGTCGCCGCCCGTGTCGGCCCTGGTCGAGCGCATGCTGACGCACAGTGACAACGACATCGCGGAGGCCCTGGCCCGCCAGGTGGCGCTCGCCACGGACGAGGCCGCGAGCTTCGACGGCGGGGGCGCGGCGATCCGCAAGGAGCTGGACAAGCTCCGACTCCCGCTCTCCGGAAGCCACTTCGCGGACGGCAGCGGCCTCGACCGCGCCGACAAGGTCTCCGCCGACCTGCTCACCCAGGTCCTCGCGCACGCCGTCGAACGAGAGCGCCCCGGGCTGCGTCCCGTCCTCACCGGACTGCCCGTCGCCGGCTTCACGGGCACGCTGAGCAAGCGGTACACCGACGAGGCCGACGCGGCGGGCATCGGTCTCGTACGGGCCAAGACCGGCACGCTGACCGGGGTGAACACGCTGGCCGGCACGGTCGTCGACGCGGACGGGCGGCTCCTGGTCTTCGCGTTCATGACGGACGGCACCGTGAACCCGGGACAGGCCCAGGCGGCCCTGGACCGCCTCGCGTCGACGGTCGCGAACTGCGGCTGCCGCTGA
- a CDS encoding zinc-dependent metalloprotease: MTSIGGASGMVDWNLAVATATRLVRPGPEVTRDEARAIVSELRRHAKASEEHVRGFTRMATEEAHDTPVLVVDRPGWVRANVAGFRELLKPLLDKMEERRGSGPGGAVLGAVGGKVTGVELGMLLSFLSSRVLGQYETFAPATRDLPAAPNGGGRLLLVAPNIVHVERELDVDPHDFRLWVCLHEETHRTQFTAVPWLRDHLEGEIQSFLAETDVDPMTFLERIREAAQSLAGARPEGEQGEGDDGGRSLVELVQSPAQREILARLTAVMSLLEGHADFVMDGVGPAVVPSVAEIREKFKERRQKGASRLDLALRKLLGLDAKLRQYRDGERFVRAVVNEVGMDGFNRVWTSPNTLPTKAEIAKPADWVARVHRKSEGAP; encoded by the coding sequence ATGACGAGCATCGGTGGTGCTTCTGGGATGGTCGACTGGAATCTCGCGGTGGCGACCGCGACCCGACTCGTGCGGCCGGGGCCGGAGGTGACCCGGGACGAGGCGCGGGCGATCGTCTCGGAGCTGCGCCGGCACGCCAAGGCCTCCGAGGAACACGTCCGCGGCTTCACGCGGATGGCCACCGAGGAGGCGCACGACACGCCCGTCCTCGTCGTCGACCGCCCCGGCTGGGTCCGGGCGAACGTGGCGGGGTTCAGGGAGCTCCTCAAGCCCCTCCTGGACAAGATGGAGGAGCGGCGCGGCTCCGGCCCCGGCGGAGCCGTCCTCGGCGCCGTCGGCGGCAAGGTCACGGGCGTCGAGCTCGGCATGCTGCTGTCGTTCCTGTCCTCCCGCGTCCTCGGGCAGTACGAGACCTTCGCCCCCGCCACGCGGGACCTGCCGGCCGCGCCGAACGGCGGCGGAAGACTCCTCCTCGTCGCGCCGAACATCGTGCACGTGGAGCGCGAACTCGATGTGGATCCGCACGACTTCAGGCTCTGGGTGTGCCTGCACGAGGAGACGCACCGCACGCAGTTCACGGCCGTGCCCTGGCTGCGTGACCACCTCGAGGGCGAGATCCAGTCATTCCTCGCCGAGACCGACGTCGACCCGATGACGTTCCTGGAGCGCATCCGGGAGGCGGCCCAGTCCCTGGCGGGCGCACGCCCCGAGGGCGAGCAGGGCGAGGGCGACGACGGGGGCCGCTCCCTGGTCGAGCTCGTGCAGTCCCCGGCCCAGCGCGAGATCCTCGCCCGGCTCACCGCCGTGATGTCACTGCTCGAAGGGCACGCGGACTTCGTGATGGACGGGGTCGGGCCCGCGGTGGTGCCGTCGGTGGCCGAGATCAGGGAGAAGTTCAAGGAGCGCCGTCAGAAGGGCGCGTCCCGCCTGGACCTGGCGCTGCGCAAGCTCCTGGGCCTCGACGCGAAGCTGCGCCAGTACCGCGACGGCGAGCGGTTCGTCAGGGCCGTGGTGAACGAGGTGGGTATGGACGGATTCAATCGCGTATGGACATCTCCGAACACGCTCCCCACCAAGGCGGAGATCGCCAAACCGGCGGACTGGGTCGCGCGGGTGCACCGCAAGTCGGAGGGTGCACCGTAA
- the tilS gene encoding tRNA lysidine(34) synthetase TilS, which translates to MGPHPAVAAIRLAVRRVLHDVLNEHSAPHSVPHARRTPPLVLVACSGGADSMALASALAFEAPKLGIRAGGVTVDHGLQPGSDLRAAEVVARLTALRLDPVESAAVHVGRDGGPEAAARDARYAALDAAADRHGAAAILLGHTRDDQAETVLLGLARGSGIRSLSGMAATSGVDGRYRRPFLHVDRQTARKACMAQSLPVWDDPHNTDPAYTRSRLRHEGLPALEKALGKGVVEALARTAQLSRDDADALDTWAAQAEALVRDPAGLLECAKLYALPPAVRRRVLRRAAIEAGAPAGSLFARHIEEVDRLITGWRGQGEINLPGKVVAQRQGGRLVIRQG; encoded by the coding sequence ATGGGTCCCCATCCTGCGGTCGCGGCGATACGCCTGGCGGTCCGCCGCGTACTCCACGACGTACTCAACGAACACAGCGCCCCCCATTCGGTGCCGCACGCCCGGCGCACCCCGCCCCTGGTGCTTGTCGCCTGCTCCGGCGGTGCCGACTCCATGGCGCTCGCCTCGGCCCTCGCCTTCGAGGCCCCCAAGCTCGGCATCCGCGCCGGTGGTGTGACGGTCGACCACGGTCTGCAGCCCGGCTCCGATCTCCGCGCCGCCGAAGTCGTCGCGCGGCTCACCGCCCTGCGCCTCGACCCCGTCGAGTCCGCGGCCGTGCACGTCGGCCGCGACGGCGGGCCCGAGGCCGCCGCGAGGGACGCCAGATACGCCGCGCTCGACGCCGCAGCGGACCGGCACGGCGCCGCCGCGATCCTGCTCGGCCACACCCGCGACGATCAGGCGGAGACGGTCCTGCTCGGCCTCGCCCGCGGCTCCGGCATCCGCTCCCTGTCCGGAATGGCCGCGACCTCGGGGGTCGACGGCCGTTACCGCAGGCCCTTCCTCCACGTCGACCGCCAGACCGCCCGCAAGGCGTGCATGGCCCAGTCGCTGCCCGTCTGGGACGACCCGCACAACACGGATCCGGCGTACACGCGCTCCCGGCTGCGCCACGAGGGGCTGCCCGCCCTGGAGAAGGCGCTCGGCAAGGGCGTCGTCGAGGCGCTCGCCCGTACGGCCCAGTTGTCCCGTGACGACGCCGACGCCCTGGACACGTGGGCCGCGCAGGCCGAAGCCCTGGTGCGGGACCCCGCGGGCCTCCTGGAGTGCGCCAAGCTCTACGCGCTGCCGCCCGCCGTACGCCGCCGTGTACTGCGCCGCGCGGCCATCGAGGCCGGTGCCCCGGCGGGTTCTCTGTTCGCCCGGCACATCGAAGAGGTCGACCGTCTGATCACCGGTTGGCGCGGCCAGGGGGAGATCAACCTCCCCGGCAAGGTCGTGGCTCAGCGGCAGGGTGGCAGACTGGTCATCCGGCAAGGCTGA
- the hpt gene encoding hypoxanthine phosphoribosyltransferase, translating to MRVDAKDMGTDLQSVLITKEEIDAKLAELAAKIDAEYAGKDLLIVGVLKGAVMVMADLARALSTPVTMDWMAVSSYGAGTQSSGVVRILKDLDTDIKGKHVLIVEDIIDSGLTLSWLLTNLGTREPASLEVCTLLRKPEAAKVAIDVKWTGFEIPNEFVVGYGLDYAEKYRNLPFVGTLAPHVYGG from the coding sequence ATGCGGGTGGACGCGAAAGACATGGGCACCGACCTTCAGTCGGTGCTCATCACCAAGGAAGAGATCGACGCGAAGCTGGCCGAGCTGGCCGCGAAGATCGATGCGGAATACGCGGGCAAGGACCTGCTGATCGTCGGTGTCCTCAAGGGCGCCGTGATGGTCATGGCGGACCTGGCGCGTGCGCTGTCCACCCCCGTCACGATGGACTGGATGGCGGTGTCCTCGTACGGCGCGGGCACCCAGTCGTCCGGCGTCGTGCGGATCCTCAAGGACCTCGACACCGACATCAAGGGCAAGCACGTCCTGATCGTCGAGGACATCATCGACTCCGGCCTCACGCTGTCGTGGCTGCTCACCAACCTCGGCACCCGCGAGCCCGCGAGCCTCGAGGTCTGCACGCTGCTGCGCAAGCCGGAGGCGGCGAAGGTGGCCATCGACGTGAAGTGGACCGGGTTCGAGATCCCGAACGAGTTCGTCGTCGGGTACGGCCTGGACTACGCGGAGAAGTACCGGAACCTGCCGTTCGTCGGCACTCTGGCTCCCCACGTCTACGGCGGCTGA
- the ftsH gene encoding ATP-dependent zinc metalloprotease FtsH, giving the protein MDVKRYFRGPVMWIVLAVLAVVVLMQVVGSSGGYKTVDTGQVIQAIDDNKVQSAKLTTGDENNIKVELKDGQKVQGSSKIQASYIGDQGVEVAKDLQAKFEDKQIPDGYTVAPTKQNAFVGILLSLLPFVLIVVVFLFLMNQMQGGGSRVMQFGKSKAKLITKDTPKTTFADVAGSDEAVEELHEIKEFLQEPAKFQAVGAKIPKGVLLYGPPGTGKTLLARAVAGEAGVPFYSISGSDFVEMFVGVGASRVRDLFEQAKANAPAIVFVDEIDAVGRHRGAGLGGGHDEREQTLNQLLVEMDGFDVKGGVILIAATNRPDILDPALLRPGRFDRQIAVDRPDMQGRLEILKVHQKGKPVAPDVDLSAVARRTPGFTGADLANVLNEAALLTARSDLKLVDNSMLDEAIDRVVAGPQKRTRIMSDKEKKITAYHEGGHALVAAASPNSDPVHKITILSRGRALGYTMVLPDEDKYSTTRNEMLDQLAYMLGGRAAEELVFHDPTTGAANDIEKATATARAMVTQYGMTERLGAIKFGGDNTEPFLGREMAHQRDYSEEVAALVDEEVKKLIETAHNEAWEILVENRDVLDNLVLALLEKETLNKEQIAEIFAPIVKRPARPAWTGSSRRTPSTRPPVLSPRELSLTNGSNGTATGVESGLDIAPTDSPEA; this is encoded by the coding sequence ATGGACGTGAAGCGATACTTCCGTGGGCCGGTCATGTGGATCGTGCTGGCCGTCCTTGCCGTGGTCGTGTTGATGCAGGTCGTCGGTTCGTCCGGTGGCTACAAGACAGTGGACACCGGCCAGGTCATTCAGGCCATCGACGACAACAAGGTGCAGTCGGCCAAGCTGACCACCGGCGACGAAAACAACATCAAGGTCGAGCTCAAGGACGGCCAGAAGGTCCAGGGCAGCAGCAAGATCCAGGCGAGCTACATCGGCGACCAGGGCGTCGAGGTGGCCAAGGATCTGCAGGCCAAGTTCGAGGACAAGCAGATTCCCGACGGGTACACCGTCGCTCCGACGAAGCAGAACGCCTTCGTGGGGATCCTGCTCTCCCTGCTCCCCTTCGTCCTGATCGTCGTCGTCTTCCTGTTCCTGATGAATCAGATGCAGGGCGGCGGCTCCCGAGTCATGCAGTTCGGGAAGTCCAAGGCGAAGCTCATCACCAAGGACACCCCGAAGACGACGTTCGCCGATGTGGCGGGCTCGGACGAGGCCGTCGAGGAGCTCCACGAGATCAAGGAGTTCCTCCAGGAGCCGGCGAAGTTCCAGGCCGTCGGCGCCAAGATCCCCAAGGGTGTGCTGCTCTACGGCCCGCCCGGAACCGGTAAGACGCTGCTCGCGCGCGCCGTTGCCGGTGAGGCGGGGGTTCCCTTCTACTCGATCTCGGGTTCCGACTTCGTCGAGATGTTCGTCGGTGTCGGTGCCTCCCGAGTCCGTGACCTGTTCGAGCAGGCCAAGGCGAACGCCCCGGCGATCGTCTTCGTCGACGAGATCGACGCTGTCGGCCGGCACCGCGGTGCGGGTCTCGGCGGCGGTCACGACGAGCGCGAGCAGACGCTCAACCAGCTGCTCGTCGAGATGGACGGCTTCGACGTGAAGGGCGGCGTCATCCTGATCGCCGCCACGAACCGGCCCGACATCCTCGACCCGGCACTGCTGCGCCCGGGACGTTTCGACCGGCAGATCGCGGTCGACCGCCCGGACATGCAGGGCCGTCTGGAGATCCTCAAGGTTCACCAGAAGGGCAAGCCGGTCGCACCCGATGTCGACCTGTCCGCCGTCGCCCGGCGTACCCCGGGCTTCACCGGCGCCGATCTGGCGAACGTGCTGAACGAAGCGGCGCTCCTCACGGCGCGCAGCGACCTCAAGCTCGTCGACAACTCGATGCTGGACGAGGCGATCGACCGTGTGGTGGCGGGCCCGCAGAAGCGGACCCGGATCATGTCCGACAAGGAGAAGAAGATCACCGCGTACCACGAGGGCGGACACGCCCTGGTCGCGGCGGCTTCGCCCAACTCCGACCCGGTGCACAAGATCACGATCCTGTCCCGTGGACGGGCCCTCGGTTACACGATGGTCCTGCCCGACGAGGACAAGTACTCCACCACGCGCAACGAGATGCTCGACCAGCTCGCCTACATGCTGGGCGGGCGCGCGGCCGAGGAGCTGGTCTTCCACGACCCGACCACGGGCGCGGCGAACGACATCGAGAAGGCGACCGCGACCGCGCGGGCCATGGTCACGCAGTACGGCATGACCGAGCGGCTCGGCGCGATCAAGTTCGGCGGCGACAACACCGAGCCGTTCCTCGGCCGGGAGATGGCGCACCAACGCGACTACTCGGAAGAGGTCGCCGCGCTCGTCGACGAAGAGGTCAAGAAGCTCATCGAGACCGCGCACAACGAGGCCTGGGAGATCCTCGTCGAGAACCGAGACGTTCTCGACAACCTGGTCCTCGCGCTCCTGGAGAAGGAGACGCTGAACAAGGAGCAGATCGCCGAGATCTTCGCTCCGATCGTGAAGCGCCCGGCCCGCCCCGCGTGGACCGGCTCCTCCCGCCGCACCCCCTCGACCCGCCCGCCGGTGCTCTCCCCCAGGGAGCTGTCGCTGACGAACGGTTCGAACGGCACGGCAACGGGCGTCGAGTCCGGGCTGGACATCGCTCCTACGGACAGCCCCGAGGCCTGA
- the folE gene encoding GTP cyclohydrolase I FolE, whose product MTDPVTLDGGGPIGEFDEKRAENAVRELLFAVGEDPDREGLKETPARVARAYKEIFAGLWQKPEDVLTTTFDLGHDEMVLVKDIEVQSSCEHHLVPFVGVAHVGYIPSHDGKITGLSKLARLVDVYARRPQVQERLTTQIADSLMEILEPRGVIVVVECEHMCMTMRGVRKQGAKTITSAVRGQLRDPATRNEAMSLIIAR is encoded by the coding sequence ATGACCGACCCGGTGACGCTGGACGGCGGGGGACCGATCGGCGAGTTCGACGAGAAGCGGGCCGAGAACGCCGTGCGTGAGCTGCTGTTCGCGGTCGGTGAGGACCCGGACCGCGAGGGCCTCAAGGAGACGCCGGCGCGGGTGGCCCGGGCGTACAAGGAGATATTCGCGGGCCTGTGGCAGAAGCCCGAGGACGTCCTCACGACGACCTTCGACCTCGGTCACGACGAGATGGTCCTGGTGAAGGACATCGAGGTCCAGAGCAGCTGTGAGCACCATCTGGTGCCGTTCGTCGGTGTCGCCCACGTCGGCTACATCCCGTCGCACGACGGCAAGATCACCGGTCTGTCGAAGCTGGCCCGCCTCGTGGACGTCTACGCCCGGCGCCCGCAGGTCCAGGAGCGCCTGACCACGCAGATCGCCGACTCCCTGATGGAGATCCTGGAGCCGCGCGGCGTGATCGTGGTCGTCGAGTGCGAGCACATGTGCATGACGATGCGCGGGGTGCGCAAGCAGGGCGCGAAGACCATCACGTCCGCGGTGCGCGGCCAGCTGCGCGACCCGGCGACGCGCAATGAGGCGATGAGCCTGATCATCGCGCGCTGA
- a CDS encoding DUF3180 domain-containing protein produces MKQLRIRTLAGLFLVAGVLSWAAARLWDSIGTLPRVPLAAPIVLAVIAVILLATALSIRARLRAQRERRPGAKGVDPLMAARALVFGQASALVAALVAGLYGGTGAFLLEHLDVPARRDQAIYAGFSVLAGIAVIAAALFLERVCKLPEDDDENHGGAAPAA; encoded by the coding sequence ATGAAGCAACTGCGCATCAGGACGCTGGCCGGCCTCTTCCTCGTCGCCGGTGTACTGAGCTGGGCGGCCGCCCGCCTGTGGGACTCGATCGGCACGCTGCCGAGGGTCCCGCTGGCGGCGCCGATCGTCCTCGCCGTGATCGCCGTCATCCTGCTGGCGACCGCGCTCTCCATCCGGGCCCGGCTGCGCGCCCAGCGCGAGCGGCGTCCCGGCGCCAAGGGCGTCGACCCGCTGATGGCGGCCCGCGCCCTCGTCTTCGGCCAGGCCAGCGCCCTGGTCGCCGCCCTGGTCGCCGGGTTGTACGGCGGCACGGGCGCCTTCCTGCTCGAGCACCTCGACGTCCCCGCCCGCCGCGACCAGGCGATCTACGCCGGTTTCTCGGTTCTCGCCGGCATCGCCGTAATAGCGGCCGCCCTCTTCCTGGAGCGCGTCTGCAAGCTCCCGGAGGACGACGACGAGAACCACGGCGGGGCCGCACCGGCGGCCTGA
- the folK gene encoding 2-amino-4-hydroxy-6-hydroxymethyldihydropteridine diphosphokinase — protein MTASFTEGPSDPTVQPVPASVVEQVDAADTTLSNPKRAVVALGSNLGNRLETLQGAIDALEDTPGVRVKAVSPVYETEPWGVEPGSQPAYFNAVIVLRTTLPPSSLLERAHAVEEAFHRVREERWGARTIDVDIVAYADVVSDDPVLTLPHPRAHQRAFVLAPWFDVEPEAQLPGHGPVAELLAAVTREGVAPRADLELQLPE, from the coding sequence ATGACTGCATCTTTCACCGAGGGCCCCAGCGACCCGACCGTACAGCCGGTGCCCGCCTCCGTGGTGGAACAGGTGGACGCGGCCGACACCACGCTCTCCAACCCCAAACGCGCGGTGGTCGCCCTCGGCTCGAACCTGGGGAACCGCCTCGAGACGCTCCAGGGCGCCATCGACGCGCTGGAGGACACCCCCGGCGTCCGGGTGAAGGCCGTCTCGCCCGTCTACGAGACCGAGCCGTGGGGCGTCGAACCGGGCAGCCAGCCCGCGTACTTCAACGCGGTCATCGTGCTCCGCACGACCCTTCCCCCGTCGTCCCTCCTGGAGCGGGCGCACGCCGTCGAAGAGGCCTTCCACCGCGTCCGTGAAGAGCGCTGGGGCGCCCGCACGATCGACGTCGACATCGTCGCGTACGCCGACGTCGTCTCCGACGACCCCGTCCTCACGCTGCCCCACCCGCGCGCACACCAGCGGGCCTTCGTCCTCGCGCCCTGGTTCGACGTGGAGCCGGAGGCACAGCTGCCCGGTCACGGGCCGGTGGCCGAGCTGCTCGCCGCGGTCACCCGCGAAGGTGTCGCGCCGCGCGCCGACCTGGAACTCCAGCTGCCCGAATAG